The following are encoded in a window of Kitasatospora sp. NBC_01250 genomic DNA:
- a CDS encoding serine/threonine-protein kinase, whose protein sequence is MRLDAEPGAVIAERYRLVKVLGAGGAGRVWLAHDLRLGDASVAMKEIRLPFASSAAEYGRHLERAQREARNAQKLRDHPNIVTVYDFLIEHEVPWIVMQFIDGRSLHEVLADGPLPVATVKRIATALLDALEAAHGKRIVHRDIKPANVMFADDGAVLLTDFGIAHFQPDSGLTTTGMIIGSAEYLAPERARGEEGGTAGDLFSLGVTLYHALEGISPFRRETLLGSLHAVLSDEAPPPRRSEWMAPLITQLIAKNPADRPTIAKARVLLGEPTTVVLPPSPPTKVFPGEGLKGERLKGEGLKGDGTRKEALRGDGHTRVPPPQRPARPAPRSEARAGLLLSLAVIVGILAWLYHGNQGFAAFVTDTMGLSGDAASAHQGDCLHQDPQHGWAEVPCFSAAADRKVLQQLSAATGQTNACAGLAGWDGSTDSTILVGPADQEVRLCTAPRSQANAAPGPAPTAPTASYTPPTYAPPTYAPPTYAPPTYAPPTYAPPSYAPPTFAPTTPSFDPASLDSSRIDQTPLTSEALLPDSFTDSKGVVYTRNSGSSQSCLTSHESQAVQTVLRNGSCVNQIVGTYTDSQSHIMVDVEVEPMADAQTATASHNSLSHAYDGDWGLWCPDTGAGSQICNDRENTDQATQSGYVTNHHRYLIHSLAIYISLGTDKSAAPWTDAAAYAAVDAAGPQNYSGNQ, encoded by the coding sequence ATGAGGCTGGACGCGGAACCTGGGGCCGTCATCGCCGAACGCTACCGGCTGGTCAAGGTGCTGGGGGCCGGTGGAGCGGGGCGGGTCTGGCTGGCACATGACCTGAGACTCGGCGACGCGTCCGTGGCCATGAAGGAGATCCGGCTCCCGTTTGCTTCCAGTGCGGCCGAGTACGGTCGCCACCTCGAACGGGCCCAGCGCGAAGCGCGCAACGCCCAGAAGTTGCGCGACCACCCGAACATCGTCACTGTCTACGACTTCCTGATCGAGCACGAAGTCCCGTGGATCGTCATGCAGTTCATCGACGGCCGCTCGCTCCATGAGGTGCTGGCCGACGGCCCGCTGCCGGTGGCCACCGTCAAGCGGATCGCCACCGCACTGCTCGATGCGCTCGAAGCCGCGCACGGCAAGCGGATCGTGCACCGGGACATCAAGCCCGCCAACGTCATGTTCGCCGACGACGGGGCCGTTCTGCTCACCGATTTCGGGATCGCGCACTTCCAGCCCGACAGTGGCTTGACCACAACTGGCATGATCATCGGCTCGGCTGAATATCTGGCCCCCGAACGAGCCCGCGGCGAGGAGGGCGGCACCGCGGGCGACCTCTTTTCGCTGGGGGTGACGCTCTATCACGCGCTCGAGGGAATCTCGCCGTTCCGGCGCGAGACCCTTCTCGGTTCACTCCATGCGGTGCTCAGCGACGAGGCTCCACCGCCACGGCGCTCCGAGTGGATGGCACCGCTGATCACCCAACTGATCGCGAAGAACCCCGCTGATCGGCCGACCATCGCCAAGGCGCGCGTCCTGCTCGGCGAGCCGACCACCGTGGTCCTGCCGCCGTCCCCTCCCACCAAGGTCTTTCCGGGGGAAGGCCTCAAGGGGGAGAGGCTCAAGGGGGAAGGCCTCAAGGGGGACGGGACCAGGAAGGAAGCGCTGCGGGGGGACGGACACACGAGGGTGCCGCCTCCCCAGCGGCCCGCTCGGCCCGCTCCTCGTTCCGAGGCCCGGGCCGGCCTCCTGCTCAGCCTGGCCGTCATCGTGGGCATCCTTGCCTGGCTCTACCACGGCAATCAGGGCTTCGCCGCCTTCGTGACCGACACGATGGGCCTGTCCGGCGACGCTGCCTCCGCGCATCAGGGCGACTGCCTGCACCAGGACCCCCAGCACGGCTGGGCGGAGGTTCCCTGCTTTTCCGCAGCCGCCGACCGGAAGGTGCTCCAGCAGCTCTCCGCCGCCACCGGGCAGACCAACGCCTGCGCCGGCCTCGCCGGGTGGGACGGCTCGACCGACAGCACCATCCTCGTCGGCCCTGCCGACCAGGAGGTGCGGCTCTGCACGGCGCCCAGGAGCCAGGCCAACGCCGCCCCGGGTCCCGCGCCGACCGCGCCGACCGCCTCGTACACCCCGCCGACGTACGCCCCACCGACGTACGCTCCGCCGACCTACGCTCCGCCGACGTACGCCCCGCCGACCTACGCTCCGCCGAGCTACGCCCCGCCCACGTTCGCCCCCACCACCCCGTCCTTCGATCCGGCTTCGCTCGACAGCTCCCGGATCGATCAGACCCCGCTGACCAGCGAGGCGCTGCTGCCCGACTCGTTCACGGACTCGAAAGGCGTGGTCTACACCAGGAACAGTGGATCGTCCCAGAGTTGCCTGACCAGCCACGAGAGCCAAGCCGTACAGACCGTGCTGCGCAATGGCAGCTGCGTCAACCAGATCGTCGGGACCTACACCGACTCACAGTCACACATCATGGTGGACGTCGAAGTGGAGCCGATGGCGGATGCCCAGACCGCCACGGCAAGCCACAACTCCCTCTCCCACGCGTACGACGGTGACTGGGGCCTCTGGTGTCCGGATACCGGAGCGGGCTCCCAGATCTGCAACGATCGTGAGAACACCGACCAGGCCACCCAGTCCGGCTATGTCACCAACCACCACCGCTATCTGATCCACTCGCTGGCCATCTACATCAGCCTGGGCACCGACAAGAGCGCTGCGCCATGGACGGACGCCGCAGCGTACGCCGCAGTCGATGCGGCGGGCCCGCAGAACTACTCGGGCAACCAGTGA
- a CDS encoding GlcG/HbpS family heme-binding protein, translated as MTTAPIISAAQARKILDAALTEAAALKVAVAVVVVDAGGNQQTLARMDSATFWATTVATHKAVTAAGLGVPTADFGKVAGGDPVLLATMAAQPGFALLPGGIPIFVNGAIAGAIGVAGGTRGEDQPIAEAGAAAAAS; from the coding sequence ATGACCACCGCACCGATCATCTCCGCCGCCCAGGCCCGCAAGATCCTGGACGCCGCCCTGACCGAGGCGGCCGCCCTCAAGGTCGCCGTCGCGGTCGTCGTGGTGGATGCCGGCGGCAACCAGCAGACCCTGGCCCGGATGGACAGCGCGACCTTCTGGGCCACCACCGTGGCCACCCACAAGGCGGTCACCGCCGCCGGACTCGGCGTCCCCACCGCCGACTTCGGCAAGGTCGCCGGTGGCGACCCGGTCCTGCTCGCCACCATGGCAGCCCAGCCCGGCTTCGCCCTCCTCCCCGGCGGCATCCCGATCTTCGTCAACGGCGCCATCGCCGGCGCCATCGGCGTCGCGGGCGGCACCCGCGGCGAAGACCAGCCCATCGCCGAAGCCGGCGCCGCAGCCGCGGCCAGCTGA
- a CDS encoding tryptophan 2,3-dioxygenase family protein: MDCQNFGPGLAPDRPGRVAEIVRLQQARGRAALTATERALLADWYEQTGPAGSAGSVGSAGSAGSAGSAGGERGPAGEEEERTVIALLTRPFSREEIPEYYRYTSLHVYDWFLRPYQADPLPAGITALRATLLDLAAKEAEPPPELPAFGAAESTERRSRLAALISELDELLAQTVARSEAPWPGSPTPGLRRRLSVLTGCTGFPQSPEHHEHLFLRSVHACEVVFYLARWTACQAIAAVLADDLDRAILRTRQTASCAELLNGILHVLRTLSPEQFMTFRAATGAASAVQSLNYHLVELAVYGYDPRKAEVFLGIAHLHELNSRPYRDLWPLRSAVRATDAPELTAAFEAVERALLTWRGRHYGFGARYLPRQLKGSGGTEGAGYLKRIVDKDPCRPGPVGGPPPEAMFRFALR, from the coding sequence ATGGACTGCCAGAACTTCGGCCCGGGTCTCGCACCGGACCGCCCCGGCCGGGTGGCGGAGATCGTCCGGCTCCAGCAGGCCCGCGGCCGCGCGGCGCTGACCGCGACCGAGCGGGCGCTGCTGGCCGACTGGTACGAGCAGACGGGCCCGGCGGGCTCAGCAGGTTCGGTGGGCTCAGCGGGCTCGGCAGGCTCAGCGGGCTCCGCAGGCGGGGAACGCGGGCCGGCGGGCGAGGAGGAGGAGCGCACCGTGATCGCGCTGCTCACCCGCCCGTTCAGCCGCGAGGAGATCCCCGAGTACTACCGGTACACCAGCCTGCACGTCTACGACTGGTTCCTGCGCCCCTACCAGGCCGATCCGCTGCCGGCCGGCATCACCGCGCTGCGGGCCACCCTGCTCGACCTCGCCGCCAAGGAGGCCGAACCGCCACCGGAGCTGCCCGCCTTCGGGGCGGCCGAGTCGACCGAGCGGCGATCACGACTGGCCGCGCTGATCAGCGAGTTGGACGAGCTGCTGGCGCAGACCGTGGCACGGAGCGAGGCGCCCTGGCCCGGCTCGCCGACTCCCGGGCTGCGGCGCCGGCTGAGCGTGCTGACCGGCTGCACCGGGTTCCCGCAGTCGCCGGAGCACCACGAGCACCTCTTCCTGCGCTCGGTCCACGCCTGCGAGGTGGTCTTCTACCTGGCCAGGTGGACGGCCTGCCAGGCGATAGCCGCGGTGCTCGCGGACGATCTCGACCGGGCGATACTGCGCACCCGGCAGACGGCGTCCTGCGCCGAGCTGCTGAACGGCATCCTGCACGTGCTGCGCACGCTCTCCCCCGAGCAGTTCATGACCTTCCGCGCGGCCACCGGCGCGGCCAGCGCCGTACAGTCGCTCAACTACCACCTGGTGGAGCTCGCGGTGTACGGGTACGACCCGCGCAAGGCGGAGGTCTTCCTTGGCATCGCCCACCTGCACGAGCTCAACAGCCGCCCCTACCGCGATCTGTGGCCGCTGCGCTCGGCCGTGCGCGCCACCGACGCGCCGGAGCTGACGGCCGCCTTCGAGGCGGTCGAGCGCGCCCTGCTGACCTGGCGGGGCCGCCACTACGGCTTCGGCGCCCGCTACCTGCCCCGCCAGTTGAAGGGCTCCGGCGGCACCGAAGGCGCCGGCTACCTGAAGCGGATCGTCGACAAGGACCCCTGCCGGCCCGGACCGGTCGGCGGCCCGCCGCCCGAGGCGATGTTCCGCTTCGCGCTCCGCTGA
- a CDS encoding methyltransferase, with product MERTAADAHVPGAQVPEGGPGGSGLMPGPLERAVYGLFVSSSLDLAARHGVFARLAEHGPSGTAELACALGLDEDTLGRLLTVLRAFGVLTADPRGRYSVPAASLPFLDPRESRYLGGFLRHLMESTTERLRRLDACLTLGRAGAEAALAEPLDEPFADLYRDAESTDRFLDAMWQLSFDVSAELVELAQLEGARHLVDVGGAGGPFAVAALLRHPGLRATVFDLPQVGPKLAETGAAYRLGERLSFSAGDFHRAELPAGDCLAFGYILSDWADDTCLDLLRKAYRACAPGGVVLVMDRLFDESGYLPPATAAMNLAMHVETQGRHRTGAHYLELLRAAGFTGCEVRHTSREKHLVLGRRAAGPGGAER from the coding sequence ATGGAACGCACGGCGGCCGACGCTCACGTTCCCGGTGCCCAGGTTCCCGAGGGCGGGCCGGGCGGATCGGGCCTCATGCCCGGCCCGTTGGAGCGCGCGGTCTACGGCCTGTTCGTCAGCAGCTCGCTGGATCTGGCGGCCCGGCACGGCGTGTTCGCCCGGCTCGCCGAGCACGGCCCGAGCGGTACCGCCGAACTGGCCTGCGCCCTCGGCCTGGACGAGGACACGCTGGGCCGACTGCTCACCGTGCTGCGCGCCTTCGGCGTGCTGACCGCGGACCCGCGGGGCCGCTACAGCGTGCCCGCCGCCTCGCTCCCCTTCCTCGATCCGCGCGAGTCCCGCTACCTGGGCGGCTTCCTGCGCCACCTGATGGAGAGCACCACCGAGCGGCTGCGCCGGCTGGACGCCTGCCTGACGCTCGGCAGGGCCGGCGCCGAGGCCGCGCTCGCCGAGCCGCTGGACGAGCCGTTCGCCGACCTCTACCGGGACGCCGAGTCCACCGACCGGTTCCTGGACGCGATGTGGCAGCTCAGCTTCGACGTCTCGGCCGAGCTGGTGGAGCTCGCCCAGCTGGAGGGCGCCCGCCACCTGGTCGACGTCGGCGGCGCGGGCGGCCCGTTCGCGGTCGCCGCGCTGCTGCGCCACCCGGGGCTGCGGGCCACCGTCTTCGACCTGCCGCAGGTGGGGCCCAAGCTCGCCGAGACCGGCGCGGCCTACCGGCTCGGCGAGCGACTGTCCTTCAGCGCGGGCGACTTCCACCGCGCCGAGCTGCCGGCGGGCGACTGCCTGGCATTCGGCTACATCCTCTCGGACTGGGCCGACGACACCTGTCTCGACCTGCTGCGCAAGGCCTACCGGGCCTGCGCGCCCGGCGGCGTGGTGCTGGTGATGGACCGCCTCTTCGACGAGAGCGGCTACCTGCCGCCGGCCACCGCCGCGATGAACCTGGCCATGCACGTGGAGACCCAGGGGCGGCACCGCACCGGGGCGCACTACCTCGAACTGCTCCGGGCGGCCGGCTTCACCGGGTGCGAAGTGCGCCACACCAGCCGGGAGAAACACCTGGTGCTGGGGCGGCGGGCGGCCGGCCCCGGCGGAGCGGAGCGGTGA
- a CDS encoding flavin monoamine oxidase family protein yields the protein MSPDSPAQQVRPPGPWQPRKRVTVIGAGVAGLVAAYELERLGHSVEILEGHLQVGGRVRTHRFVPGREGPLVELGAMRVPTTHRRTMRYLRKLGLADQLREFTTLFQDDAAYVQTSQGHRRIREASEILVEELRGRLPAGRFEEYDEQTLLFGAWMAVRVNALAPSDFRDSIRRGLDGELMGLVAGIDLTDYVRAPGAGGELIDLRALFADHPGIRAGCRGRLYRFVDDIVNETSSTLMRLSGGMDQLVHRLRERISGPVRCGKEVTGLAVAEHGVQVRTRHGFGSAGRLCDYVLCTIPFSVLRGLELAGLDEEKLAAIHGQRYWAATKVAFHCREAFWERDGITGGASFTGGLSRQTYYPPVEGDPKLGAALLASYTIGQDADRLCRLGRRARLAAVLDEVAAVHPELRRPGMLLGVADQVWGTEPSSLGAAAVRWGKDADSCEAEREMVARPQGRLFFAGEHCSSHPAWIEGAIESAQHAVRLIDGHQQGEAAEGACAAVVEEPA from the coding sequence ATGTCGCCTGACTCTCCGGCCCAACAGGTGAGGCCGCCCGGACCGTGGCAGCCGCGCAAGCGCGTCACCGTCATCGGCGCGGGGGTGGCCGGCCTGGTGGCGGCCTACGAACTGGAGCGGCTCGGCCACAGCGTCGAGATCCTGGAGGGGCACCTCCAGGTCGGCGGCCGGGTCCGCACCCACCGCTTCGTGCCGGGCCGCGAGGGCCCGCTGGTGGAGCTCGGCGCGATGCGGGTGCCGACCACCCACCGGCGCACCATGCGCTACCTGCGCAAGCTCGGACTCGCCGACCAGCTGCGCGAGTTCACCACGCTCTTCCAGGACGACGCGGCCTACGTCCAGACCAGCCAGGGCCACCGGCGGATCCGCGAGGCCTCCGAGATCCTGGTCGAGGAGCTGCGCGGTCGGCTGCCCGCAGGCCGCTTCGAGGAGTACGACGAGCAGACCCTGCTCTTCGGTGCCTGGATGGCGGTACGCGTCAACGCCCTTGCCCCCAGCGACTTCCGGGACAGCATCCGGCGCGGCCTGGACGGCGAGCTGATGGGCCTGGTCGCCGGGATCGACCTGACCGACTACGTGCGGGCGCCCGGGGCCGGCGGCGAACTGATAGACCTGCGCGCCCTGTTCGCCGACCACCCGGGGATCAGAGCCGGCTGCCGCGGCCGGCTCTACCGCTTCGTGGACGACATCGTCAACGAGACCAGTTCGACCCTGATGCGGCTCAGTGGCGGCATGGACCAGCTGGTCCACCGGCTGCGCGAGCGGATCAGCGGTCCGGTGCGCTGCGGCAAGGAGGTCACCGGGCTGGCGGTGGCCGAGCACGGGGTCCAGGTGCGCACCAGGCACGGCTTCGGGTCCGCCGGGCGGCTCTGCGACTACGTGCTGTGCACCATACCGTTCTCGGTGCTGCGCGGCCTGGAGCTGGCCGGGTTGGACGAGGAGAAGCTGGCCGCGATCCACGGCCAGCGCTACTGGGCGGCCACCAAGGTGGCCTTCCACTGCCGGGAGGCGTTCTGGGAGCGGGACGGCATCACCGGCGGCGCCTCCTTCACCGGCGGGCTGAGCCGGCAGACCTACTACCCGCCGGTGGAGGGCGACCCGAAGCTCGGCGCCGCGCTGCTCGCCAGCTACACCATCGGCCAGGACGCCGACCGGCTCTGCCGGCTGGGCCGCCGGGCCCGGCTCGCGGCGGTGCTGGACGAGGTCGCCGCCGTGCACCCGGAGCTGCGCCGCCCGGGCATGCTGCTGGGCGTGGCCGACCAGGTCTGGGGCACCGAACCCTCCTCGCTGGGGGCGGCGGCGGTCCGCTGGGGCAAGGACGCCGACTCCTGCGAGGCCGAGCGGGAGATGGTGGCAAGGCCCCAGGGGCGGCTCTTCTTCGCCGGCGAGCACTGCTCCAGCCACCCCGCCTGGATCGAGGGGGCGATCGAGTCGGCGCAGCACGCGGTGCGGCTGATCGACGGCCACCAGCAGGGCGAGGCGGCCGAGGGCGCCTGTGCCGCCGTGGTCGAGGAGCCGGCGTGA
- a CDS encoding ferritin-like domain-containing protein, which translates to MSVFDLPRLHFAGTATTQLPTGARSGLVDLTDNTALTGERRPFPVTRPAAEYHRELAGLGLLDAPGAHLAGNGHFAVAATVVGAERTPGEQVAADPVLGRSVDLWGHYNEYFATTVNRARVFDVDPASSWTTTLMVGRLCFGRSGRSHDIGYLCTGEVEGFQPPRWHRFGPEPGGARPRLPRQTVHQFTVENAVLQWPPAAPEHRSPLVDELRAALAQPGVAGLVVQFALAAPPGPLPTGRPVEWTLTGTIAPWRHGEPRSHPAGRLLTAPPGRPDPLAPLPRQLTVQVGERLVGVNLIGADPHALAEQHENPGRWELRTADGAQLVAVLPGGLGAPPGRLLTVARQDGPAVEDQALRLDWVPGDGSRSTVLREREINVQADQAALIVEHPRHARDGEHDLTVTVRSLVRGRPAPVTGIRVRQYANPAALPLLGPAELAGLRVARLRAGATAERGPAEQEQEQEPAETDEADAWAADCLLDTGPDGAGHLVLRGARAGCARLLLAAPGEPLPQELTAAGAQLPDAAAHYDDADALRYWSGTGTLALRVLPDDWHLDELPPERITFELLHREVLAYYELTSTFMKEEVFSLADEARVETYARLCWQMSDPANRSRTYYMPPTRDLSAPRARLLLGHLRARSAPRRLLTCGARPAPRRAGPELSRREDLVAAVRDAVTIELAVTLQYLYAAYSLPTHGAGLVYQRRGHWSAHRLAVVCGDGGETLEDSIRSTLLRVAREEMTHFLVVNNLLIALGEPFAFPVIDFGTLNHRLPIPLDFALEGLGPAAVHRFVELEQPDRLLADPRYGDRPHRGVTGHDPATGHDPATGHGPAAGQRTTYHSISELYAAIRHGLRTIPDLFPAKAGPGGGEHHVFLRRSVNARHPDYQLQVDDLASALFAVDFVTEQGEGGVLAPDRPPGEESHHDSFRRLAGLLTALDPDHGAAQPGPAPRLAYPVLRNPTLRPGSAAQQLITDPVARQVAELGNEAYALMAQLMVQHFAELPAASLRRSPLMNASIEVMNGLVRPLAELLVNLPSGVPGRTAGPPFEPGGAPHPLAGPPAATRRELVARLERLAHAARSCPLVPDQVLGTLAYLVELFRKDTTHP; encoded by the coding sequence ATGAGCGTGTTCGACCTGCCGCGCCTGCACTTCGCCGGCACGGCCACCACCCAGCTGCCGACCGGCGCGCGCAGCGGTCTGGTCGACCTGACGGACAACACCGCGCTCACCGGGGAGCGCCGGCCGTTCCCGGTGACCCGCCCGGCCGCGGAGTACCACCGTGAACTGGCCGGGCTCGGGCTGCTGGACGCCCCCGGTGCGCACCTGGCGGGCAACGGCCACTTCGCCGTCGCCGCCACCGTGGTCGGCGCCGAGCGCACCCCGGGCGAGCAGGTCGCGGCCGACCCGGTGCTCGGCCGCAGCGTGGACCTGTGGGGCCACTACAACGAGTACTTCGCCACCACGGTGAACCGCGCCCGGGTCTTCGACGTCGATCCGGCCTCCTCGTGGACCACCACGCTGATGGTCGGCCGGCTCTGCTTCGGCCGCAGCGGGCGCTCGCACGACATCGGCTACCTCTGCACCGGCGAGGTCGAGGGCTTCCAGCCGCCGCGCTGGCACCGCTTCGGCCCGGAGCCGGGCGGTGCCCGGCCGCGCCTGCCGCGCCAGACGGTCCACCAGTTCACCGTCGAGAACGCGGTGCTGCAGTGGCCGCCGGCCGCGCCCGAGCACCGGTCGCCGCTGGTCGACGAGCTGCGTGCGGCGCTTGCCCAGCCCGGGGTGGCGGGGCTCGTCGTCCAGTTCGCGCTCGCCGCGCCGCCCGGGCCGCTGCCGACCGGACGCCCCGTCGAGTGGACGCTGACCGGCACCATCGCCCCCTGGCGCCACGGCGAGCCGCGCAGCCACCCGGCGGGCCGGCTGCTCACCGCGCCGCCGGGGCGGCCCGACCCGCTCGCCCCGCTGCCCCGCCAGCTCACTGTGCAGGTGGGCGAGCGGCTGGTCGGCGTCAACCTGATCGGCGCGGATCCGCACGCCCTGGCGGAGCAGCACGAGAACCCCGGCCGCTGGGAGCTGCGCACCGCGGACGGGGCGCAGCTGGTGGCCGTCCTGCCGGGCGGGCTCGGTGCGCCGCCCGGCCGGCTGCTCACCGTCGCCCGGCAGGACGGGCCGGCGGTGGAGGACCAGGCGCTGCGCCTGGACTGGGTGCCGGGCGACGGCTCGCGGAGCACGGTGCTGCGCGAGCGGGAGATCAACGTCCAGGCCGACCAGGCCGCGCTGATCGTCGAACACCCCCGGCACGCCCGGGACGGCGAGCACGATCTGACCGTCACCGTCCGCTCGCTGGTCCGCGGCCGGCCCGCACCGGTGACGGGCATCCGGGTGCGCCAGTACGCCAACCCGGCCGCGCTGCCGCTGCTCGGGCCCGCCGAACTGGCCGGGCTGCGGGTCGCGCGGCTGCGCGCCGGGGCCACCGCGGAGCGCGGGCCGGCAGAGCAGGAGCAGGAGCAGGAGCCGGCGGAGACGGATGAGGCGGACGCGTGGGCGGCCGACTGCCTGCTCGACACCGGCCCCGACGGCGCGGGCCACCTCGTGCTGCGCGGGGCCCGGGCCGGCTGCGCGCGGCTGCTCCTCGCGGCCCCGGGCGAGCCGCTGCCGCAGGAGCTGACCGCCGCCGGTGCCCAACTGCCGGATGCCGCAGCGCACTACGACGACGCCGACGCGCTGCGCTACTGGTCGGGCACCGGCACGCTCGCGCTGCGGGTGCTGCCGGACGACTGGCACCTGGACGAGCTGCCGCCCGAGCGGATCACCTTCGAGCTGCTGCACCGCGAGGTCCTCGCCTACTACGAGCTGACCTCCACCTTCATGAAGGAGGAGGTCTTCAGCCTGGCCGACGAGGCCCGGGTGGAGACCTACGCCCGGCTCTGCTGGCAGATGTCCGATCCGGCCAACAGGTCCAGGACCTACTACATGCCGCCCACCCGCGACCTCTCCGCGCCCAGGGCCCGCCTGCTGCTCGGCCACCTGCGGGCGCGCAGCGCCCCGCGCCGGCTGCTGACCTGCGGAGCGAGGCCCGCGCCGCGGCGGGCCGGCCCCGAGCTGAGCCGCCGCGAGGACCTGGTCGCGGCGGTGCGCGACGCCGTCACGATCGAACTGGCCGTCACCCTGCAGTACCTGTACGCCGCCTACTCGCTGCCCACCCACGGCGCGGGGCTGGTCTACCAGCGGCGCGGCCACTGGAGCGCCCACCGGCTCGCCGTGGTCTGCGGGGACGGCGGCGAGACGCTGGAGGACTCGATCCGCAGCACGCTGCTGCGGGTGGCCCGCGAGGAGATGACCCACTTCCTGGTCGTCAACAACCTGCTGATCGCCCTGGGGGAGCCCTTCGCCTTCCCGGTGATCGACTTCGGCACGCTCAACCACCGGTTGCCGATCCCGCTCGACTTCGCCCTGGAGGGCCTCGGTCCCGCCGCCGTGCACCGGTTCGTCGAACTGGAGCAGCCGGACCGGCTGCTGGCCGACCCCCGCTACGGCGACCGGCCGCACCGCGGCGTCACCGGACACGACCCCGCCACCGGGCACGACCCCGCCACCGGGCACGGCCCCGCCGCCGGACAGCGCACGACCTACCACTCGATCAGCGAGCTCTACGCCGCGATCCGGCACGGCCTGCGGACCATCCCCGACCTCTTCCCGGCGAAGGCGGGACCCGGCGGCGGTGAGCACCACGTCTTCCTGCGCCGCTCGGTCAACGCCCGCCACCCCGACTACCAGCTCCAGGTCGACGACCTGGCCAGCGCGCTGTTCGCCGTCGACTTCGTGACCGAGCAGGGCGAGGGCGGCGTGCTGGCGCCGGACCGTCCGCCGGGGGAGGAGTCGCACCACGACTCCTTCCGCCGGCTCGCCGGCCTGCTCACCGCCCTCGATCCGGACCACGGGGCCGCCCAGCCGGGCCCGGCGCCCCGCCTGGCCTACCCGGTGCTGCGCAACCCCACTCTGCGGCCCGGCAGCGCGGCCCAGCAGCTGATCACCGATCCGGTGGCCCGGCAGGTGGCCGAGCTGGGCAACGAGGCCTACGCGCTGATGGCCCAGCTGATGGTCCAGCACTTCGCCGAGCTGCCCGCCGCCAGCCTGCGCCGC